The following proteins come from a genomic window of Heyndrickxia acidicola:
- the paaD gene encoding 1,2-phenylacetyl-CoA epoxidase subunit PaaD, which translates to MSMLTERKDKVLECLLEVKDPEMPSVSIVDLGMISSVHLHDRGVTIYVLPTFTGCPALEIIRKNIKEKVGRLEEAGVVEVEYVYDPPWTSDRITDKGREELKKYGIAPPPEFLKESGIWEVDCPYCGSPYTMMENLFGPTACRSILYCKTCRNPFEAMKPILTNM; encoded by the coding sequence ATGAGCATGTTGACGGAACGAAAGGATAAAGTATTAGAATGCCTTCTGGAAGTAAAAGATCCTGAAATGCCTTCTGTCAGTATTGTCGATCTTGGAATGATCAGCAGTGTCCATCTTCATGATAGGGGAGTAACCATCTATGTTTTACCGACTTTTACAGGATGTCCCGCATTGGAGATTATCCGAAAAAACATTAAAGAGAAGGTTGGTCGGTTGGAGGAAGCAGGGGTAGTTGAAGTCGAGTATGTATACGACCCTCCCTGGACTTCAGACCGGATTACCGACAAGGGAAGGGAAGAACTGAAGAAATACGGGATTGCACCGCCTCCGGAGTTTCTGAAGGAAAGCGGCATTTGGGAAGTGGATTGTCCTTATTGCGGATCACCGTATACCATGATGGAAAATCTTTTTGGGCCGACAGCCTGCAGAAGCATTCTTTATTGCAAAACCTGCCGCAATCCTTTTGAAGCAATGAAACCCATTTTAACCAATATGTAA
- the paaX gene encoding phenylacetic acid degradation operon negative regulatory protein PaaX, which produces MIFTLYGDYIRHYGNEIWIGSLIRLLKEFGHNEQSIRAAMSRMYKQGWVDSRKSGNKSYYYLTKRGMERMEEAAKRIFKLSPEKWDGKWRMLIYSIPEEKRNIRDEIRKELVWSGFGNLSNSTWISPNDLTKQVYSLVDKYGIQEYVHYFISNYDGPHQNERLLNACWDISEINEHYSDFIRRYQNQYEKDAIKLKNNEMTEAECFVERTRLVHEYRKFLFIDPGLPEELLPEKWLGNEAASLFSDYYRLLAKPSGTFFESVFQKGNELDRKDKEYNMYQHPLMIEG; this is translated from the coding sequence ATGATTTTTACACTTTACGGCGATTACATCCGCCATTACGGAAATGAGATTTGGATTGGAAGCTTGATTAGGCTTCTAAAGGAATTTGGCCATAATGAACAGTCAATCCGCGCAGCTATGTCAAGGATGTATAAGCAAGGCTGGGTCGATTCAAGAAAAAGCGGAAATAAAAGCTATTATTATTTAACAAAACGCGGCATGGAAAGAATGGAGGAAGCGGCTAAAAGAATTTTTAAGCTGAGTCCGGAGAAATGGGATGGAAAGTGGAGAATGCTGATCTATTCCATACCAGAAGAAAAAAGGAACATACGCGATGAAATTCGCAAGGAGCTTGTATGGAGCGGTTTTGGTAATTTGTCCAACAGTACATGGATTTCACCTAATGACCTAACGAAGCAGGTATATAGCTTAGTAGATAAATATGGTATTCAGGAATATGTCCATTACTTTATATCCAATTATGATGGGCCTCATCAGAACGAGCGCTTACTCAATGCATGCTGGGATATTTCTGAAATTAACGAGCATTATTCCGATTTTATCCGCCGCTATCAAAATCAATACGAAAAAGATGCCATAAAGCTGAAAAACAATGAGATGACGGAGGCAGAATGCTTTGTAGAAAGAACAAGGCTCGTTCATGAATATAGAAAATTTCTTTTCATCGATCCCGGCTTGCCAGAAGAGCTTTTGCCAGAAAAGTGGCTGGGAAATGAGGCAGCCAGCCTTTTTAGTGACTATTACCGCTTACTTGCGAAGCCTTCGGGAACATTTTTCGAATCTGTCTTTCAAAAGGGGAATGAGCTTGATAGAAAAGACAAGGAATACAATATGTATCAGCATCCTCTTATGATAGAAGGATAG
- a CDS encoding 3-hydroxyacyl-CoA dehydrogenase — MIERIAVIGSGVMGRGIAYVAAAAGFSVKLFDVQEEMLLNAREEINLIFHKGIARKKLTETEAAAAKERLTLETNLELAVKDADMVIEAVPEKMEIKKAVFEEIDRLAGSHCIFATNTSTMSPTEIGSFTSRPQKVAAMHFFNPVHKMPLVEIIKGLETNEETAEIIRSTAKKMGKETVLVNEFPGFVTSRISALVGNEAFYMLQEGIGTPEEIDKAIKLGLNYPMGPFELADLVGLDTRLHNLNYLHQTLGEKYRPAPLLIQYVKAGRLGKKVGRGVYDYHDNAES, encoded by the coding sequence ATGATCGAACGGATTGCCGTCATTGGTTCAGGCGTCATGGGCAGAGGGATTGCCTATGTAGCAGCTGCCGCAGGATTTTCTGTTAAGCTTTTTGATGTTCAGGAAGAAATGCTTCTGAACGCAAGAGAAGAAATCAATCTGATTTTTCACAAGGGCATTGCTAGAAAAAAGCTTACTGAAACGGAAGCAGCTGCCGCAAAAGAAAGGCTCACACTGGAAACAAACCTTGAACTGGCTGTAAAAGATGCGGATATGGTTATTGAAGCAGTTCCAGAAAAAATGGAGATTAAAAAAGCAGTATTTGAGGAGATAGACCGCCTTGCAGGTTCCCATTGCATTTTTGCCACCAACACGTCAACCATGAGTCCGACAGAAATTGGGTCGTTTACAAGCCGGCCGCAAAAAGTGGCAGCGATGCATTTTTTTAATCCCGTCCATAAAATGCCGCTTGTTGAAATAATAAAAGGGCTGGAAACGAATGAAGAAACAGCAGAAATTATACGTTCTACAGCTAAAAAAATGGGGAAAGAGACAGTACTGGTTAATGAATTTCCCGGATTTGTAACAAGCCGTATCAGTGCATTAGTCGGAAACGAAGCTTTTTATATGCTTCAGGAGGGCATTGGCACACCTGAGGAAATTGATAAAGCGATAAAGCTTGGATTAAATTACCCGATGGGACCATTTGAATTGGCGGACCTGGTAGGGCTGGATACCCGTCTGCACAACTTGAATTATCTCCATCAGACACTGGGGGAAAAATATCGTCCGGCTCCTCTGCTTATTCAATATGTGAAAGCGGGCAGGCTTGGAAAGAAAGTTGGACGCGGTGTCTACGATTATCACGATAATGCAGAGTCCTAG
- the paaA gene encoding 1,2-phenylacetyl-CoA epoxidase subunit PaaA, protein MSLAGFNQLTEQEKMDRFMERIEKGDKIEADDWMPDDYRMVLIKLISMHGISEIMGALPEKEWVPKAPSLQKKLGIMAKVQDEMGHGQLLLRVVEDLLEPLGKSREDLMEDLFTGELKFHNVFHMPSPTWGDAGMIAWLVDGAAIMTQTNMLQASYGPYARALHRICAEEVFHAQHGESIIMALAEGTGMQKKMLQESLNRWWESLLMFFGPATAKTTGTSKQDLTIKYRIRTKTNEQLRQDFFTKYVPRVLAIGLQLPDETMYFDQEKGEWIYRQPDWAEFKNIIANNGPMSKSRLRLRKIAYENNQWVREALANP, encoded by the coding sequence ATGAGTCTAGCCGGTTTTAATCAATTGACAGAGCAGGAAAAAATGGATCGATTTATGGAACGGATTGAAAAGGGAGACAAGATAGAAGCCGATGATTGGATGCCGGATGATTATCGCATGGTTCTAATCAAACTGATTTCCATGCATGGCATTAGTGAAATTATGGGCGCACTGCCAGAGAAAGAGTGGGTGCCAAAAGCGCCATCCCTTCAGAAAAAATTGGGAATTATGGCAAAGGTTCAAGATGAAATGGGGCATGGACAGCTATTGCTAAGGGTAGTGGAGGATTTACTCGAGCCTCTGGGAAAAAGCAGGGAAGATCTAATGGAGGATTTATTTACAGGAGAATTGAAGTTTCATAATGTTTTCCACATGCCATCCCCTACATGGGGCGATGCAGGAATGATTGCATGGCTGGTGGATGGGGCAGCCATTATGACACAGACCAATATGCTTCAGGCATCCTATGGGCCATACGCCCGTGCCCTCCACAGAATTTGCGCAGAAGAGGTATTTCATGCACAGCATGGTGAATCGATTATTATGGCTCTTGCAGAAGGAACAGGCATGCAGAAGAAGATGCTTCAGGAATCCCTTAACCGTTGGTGGGAGTCATTATTGATGTTCTTTGGTCCTGCCACGGCTAAAACCACGGGTACATCTAAACAGGACCTAACAATCAAGTACAGGATTCGAACAAAGACAAATGAACAGCTCAGGCAGGATTTCTTCACGAAATATGTTCCAAGAGTACTTGCTATTGGATTACAGCTTCCGGATGAAACGATGTATTTCGATCAGGAAAAAGGAGAATGGATTTATCGGCAGCCTGATTGGGCAGAATTCAAGAATATTATTGCCAATAACGGTCCTATGTCAAAGTCGAGGCTTAGGCTGAGAAAAATTGCATACGAAAATAACCAGTGGGTCCGAGAGGCACTGGCGAATCCATAA
- a CDS encoding thioesterase family protein — protein sequence MKSGMEIGRTSNITFTVTPEMFAQFEGEIVHEAYSTVSMVYHMEWASRKIILPFLEEDEEGIGGAVEVKHIAPTGPGTIVNIKATLTKVKENVIITETEATNEKGLIGKGRVKQVVLKKADIHRKLMESGIKN from the coding sequence ATGAAATCAGGAATGGAAATAGGCAGAACTTCCAATATTACATTTACTGTTACTCCGGAAATGTTTGCCCAATTTGAGGGTGAGATTGTACATGAGGCCTATTCCACTGTTTCCATGGTTTATCACATGGAGTGGGCCTCCAGGAAAATCATCCTTCCTTTTTTAGAGGAGGATGAGGAAGGAATCGGCGGAGCGGTTGAGGTCAAGCACATTGCTCCAACTGGTCCCGGAACCATTGTGAACATAAAGGCAACTCTAACAAAAGTGAAGGAGAACGTCATTATCACAGAAACGGAAGCAACGAACGAAAAAGGATTGATTGGAAAAGGCCGGGTTAAACAGGTCGTACTAAAAAAAGCGGATATTCATCGCAAATTAATGGAATCCGGAATCAAAAACTAG
- the paaC gene encoding 1,2-phenylacetyl-CoA epoxidase subunit PaaC has translation MKKKFCPGEGNRVHQIQTAQEAIQNNDYKKALTELLYQLADDDFLLAFRGSEWLGLAPHIEEDIAYSSINQDTMGHAVMYYQLLEELGEGSADSLAHGRIASERKNAIFTELANGSGTYLEEPRYDWAFAVVRHYFYDIYKKLKLESLQKSSYQPLVTAAAKMKMELYYHIMHWKVWFNQLCLSGGEGKTRMGAAIQKAWEEIGGLLSSGPDERLMAGFGLIEEPSAFLARWEKEMKQVFEDAGLSYPGSPQMKQGDGRAGTHSKDLNQALDTLNEVYALDPQASW, from the coding sequence ATGAAAAAGAAATTTTGTCCTGGGGAGGGGAACAGGGTGCACCAAATCCAAACAGCACAGGAAGCAATCCAAAATAATGATTATAAAAAAGCCCTGACAGAGCTATTGTATCAGCTGGCAGACGATGATTTCCTGCTTGCATTCCGCGGATCTGAGTGGCTTGGGCTAGCTCCGCATATCGAAGAGGACATCGCCTATTCTTCTATTAATCAGGATACGATGGGGCATGCAGTAATGTATTACCAGCTTTTGGAGGAACTTGGTGAGGGCAGTGCCGACAGTCTGGCACATGGACGCATTGCAAGCGAAAGAAAGAATGCGATTTTTACAGAGCTTGCAAACGGATCGGGTACTTACTTGGAAGAACCAAGATACGACTGGGCATTTGCGGTTGTCCGGCACTATTTCTATGACATTTATAAAAAATTAAAATTGGAATCTCTCCAAAAGTCTTCCTATCAGCCTTTGGTCACAGCTGCAGCAAAAATGAAGATGGAGCTGTACTACCATATCATGCATTGGAAGGTTTGGTTCAATCAGCTTTGTTTAAGCGGGGGAGAGGGAAAAACAAGGATGGGTGCCGCCATTCAAAAGGCTTGGGAAGAGATAGGGGGACTGTTGTCCAGTGGGCCTGATGAACGTTTAATGGCCGGCTTCGGACTGATTGAGGAGCCCTCCGCCTTTTTAGCCCGCTGGGAAAAGGAAATGAAACAGGTTTTTGAAGATGCAGGCCTTTCTTATCCCGGATCACCGCAAATGAAGCAGGGGGATGGAAGAGCCGGTACACATTCCAAAGATTTAAATCAGGCATTGGATACACTGAATGAGGTGTATGCCTTGGATCCCCAGGCATCCTGGTAA
- the paaB gene encoding 1,2-phenylacetyl-CoA epoxidase subunit PaaB: MKKTDEKHSFYEVFEVFSKRNFKSEFQHQFSLLAPNHEVAIVMAQENFMRREPVVDIWVVKRSDVRKLDPEEKASLQRLDNKEYRLTKGYGYLKKKWRQYEQQVLDEKEILSWGGEQGAPNPNSTGSNPK, translated from the coding sequence TTGAAAAAAACAGATGAAAAGCATTCATTTTATGAAGTTTTTGAGGTTTTCAGCAAGCGAAATTTCAAGTCGGAGTTCCAGCATCAATTTAGCCTATTGGCCCCGAATCATGAGGTGGCAATCGTGATGGCACAAGAAAATTTTATGCGGAGAGAGCCGGTGGTCGACATTTGGGTTGTCAAAAGGTCGGATGTACGCAAACTTGACCCGGAGGAAAAGGCATCGCTCCAGCGACTTGATAACAAAGAATACCGCCTGACCAAGGGATATGGATATTTGAAAAAGAAGTGGCGGCAATATGAACAACAAGTACTGGATGAAAAAGAAATTTTGTCCTGGGGAGGGGAACAGGGTGCACCAAATCCAAACAGCACAGGAAGCAATCCAAAATAA
- a CDS encoding EthD family reductase, which translates to MYKMIALFKNPENPAEFDEHYFHTHIPLTEKIPGLRKMEVTKFKSGSPYYLMNVMYYDSKEAFKEASKTEESKASGKDVMSFAGDLATFMFGEDVNE; encoded by the coding sequence ATGTATAAAATGATCGCATTATTTAAAAATCCAGAAAATCCAGCCGAATTTGATGAGCACTATTTTCACACACATATTCCGTTAACGGAGAAAATTCCGGGATTAAGAAAAATGGAAGTCACAAAATTTAAAAGCGGAAGCCCTTACTATCTGATGAACGTTATGTATTACGATAGCAAGGAAGCCTTCAAGGAGGCATCAAAAACAGAAGAATCCAAGGCGTCAGGCAAGGACGTGATGTCTTTTGCAGGAGATTTAGCCACATTTATGTTTGGTGAGGATGTCAATGAGTGA
- a CDS encoding enoyl-CoA hydratase/isomerase family protein — protein sequence MSEPAFIQVEKEEKIGIIRLNRPKQLNAINRKMVSEITQALEEMDKDEDIRAVVLTGNGRAFAAGADIDEMAEDTSVSLEMLNQFADWDRIHCFKKPLIGAIQGFALGGGFELALACDLLFCGEDAQFGFPEIKLAVMPGAGGTQKLTKLMGRTKALEWLWSGEMMTCKEAVKYGIVNRVMPAELLWEETIKYAHTLADKPPLSVRLIKDAVNKAVDYTLYEGMQYERKNFYLLFSSEDQKEGMKAFMEKRKPDFKGR from the coding sequence ATGAGTGAACCGGCCTTTATCCAGGTTGAAAAAGAAGAGAAAATAGGAATCATTCGACTTAATCGGCCCAAGCAGCTGAATGCGATTAACCGAAAGATGGTCAGTGAAATTACGCAAGCTCTTGAAGAAATGGATAAGGATGAAGATATACGGGCAGTGGTCCTGACTGGAAATGGAAGGGCCTTTGCTGCCGGGGCAGATATTGATGAGATGGCCGAGGATACTTCTGTAAGCCTGGAAATGCTAAATCAGTTTGCTGACTGGGACAGAATTCATTGTTTCAAAAAGCCATTGATTGGAGCAATCCAAGGTTTTGCTCTTGGAGGAGGATTTGAACTGGCGCTTGCCTGTGATCTTCTATTTTGCGGTGAGGATGCACAGTTTGGCTTCCCGGAAATCAAATTGGCAGTGATGCCGGGTGCGGGCGGTACTCAGAAGCTCACAAAGCTGATGGGGAGAACAAAGGCACTTGAGTGGCTCTGGTCTGGAGAAATGATGACATGTAAAGAAGCGGTGAAATACGGAATTGTAAATAGAGTTATGCCTGCAGAATTACTGTGGGAGGAGACCATAAAATACGCTCATACCCTTGCTGATAAGCCGCCGCTTTCAGTGAGACTAATAAAGGATGCAGTCAACAAGGCAGTCGATTACACTCTCTATGAAGGCATGCAGTATGAGCGCAAGAATTTTTACCTGCTATTTTCCTCAGAGGATCAAAAAGAAGGAATGAAAGCCTTTATGGAAAAACGAAAACCGGATTTTAAGGGGAGATAG
- a CDS encoding NAD(P)H-dependent flavin oxidoreductase codes for MDLKKILGIDRPIIQGGMGNISNALLTSAVSNAGGLGTIGAGTRPPAEVERIIQETKARTDRPFALNIALSVSPHTKELMLLAEKYQIPVISLSAGNPVPYIPFLHQIGAKVMAVTGSVKHALKAEAAGADVIVAEGVEAAGINSPYESTTMVLIPQITDAVTIPVVAAGGIADGRGMLAAFSLGAQGVQLGTRFIATKEAPFASAYKERIVGAGDTSTIIIGRTLGRIRRVLDGPFAKRIAVKEKSGLSLEEYEKATTEMQHCLGALEGNEEDGFMNSGQIAGLIKDIPSVQELLDQIEAEYRTQLEKLAGVLPVKNQADRN; via the coding sequence ATGGATTTAAAGAAAATACTCGGAATTGACCGTCCCATCATCCAGGGGGGGATGGGAAATATCAGCAATGCCCTTCTTACTTCGGCTGTTTCCAATGCAGGTGGGCTTGGTACAATCGGTGCAGGGACCAGGCCGCCTGCTGAGGTGGAACGAATAATCCAAGAAACCAAGGCTAGAACGGACCGGCCTTTTGCATTAAACATAGCTTTATCTGTCAGTCCGCATACAAAGGAGTTAATGCTGCTTGCAGAAAAGTATCAAATCCCGGTAATTTCCCTGTCTGCCGGCAATCCGGTTCCATACATACCGTTTCTTCATCAGATAGGTGCTAAAGTGATGGCGGTAACGGGAAGTGTAAAGCATGCCTTGAAGGCTGAAGCAGCGGGAGCCGATGTAATTGTTGCAGAAGGAGTGGAGGCAGCGGGAATCAATTCGCCCTATGAATCTACAACAATGGTTCTTATTCCGCAAATAACAGACGCTGTTACCATTCCAGTTGTGGCTGCAGGAGGGATTGCAGACGGGAGAGGAATGCTGGCTGCCTTTTCCCTGGGAGCACAGGGGGTGCAGCTCGGTACAAGATTCATAGCCACAAAGGAAGCTCCTTTTGCAAGTGCTTATAAAGAAAGGATAGTAGGAGCGGGAGATACAAGCACTATCATTATCGGCCGCACACTGGGGAGAATTAGGAGAGTCTTGGACGGCCCTTTTGCAAAGCGGATTGCTGTCAAAGAAAAAAGCGGATTAAGTCTAGAAGAATATGAAAAAGCGACAACTGAAATGCAGCACTGCCTGGGTGCTTTAGAAGGAAATGAAGAAGACGGGTTTATGAACAGCGGACAAATTGCAGGTCTTATAAAGGATATTCCATCTGTTCAAGAGCTCTTGGATCAGATAGAAGCAGAATACAGAACACAGCTTGAAAAACTGGCGGGAGTCCTCCCTGTTAAAAATCAGGCGGACAGAAACTAA
- a CDS encoding enoyl-CoA hydratase-related protein: protein MEREAFETILYEVKEGAGWITLNRPDVLNAFNAQMNKEVTKVLKEASRDPEVRAIVITGAGRAFCSGQDLQSVKEEADFGDVLRKLYNPMIQQLAAIEKPVIAAINGTAAGAGMSLALACDFRLASEKASFLEAFIHVGLVPDSGNLYYLPRMVGHAKALELAVLGEKISAETAKDYGLVTKVIPLDTWEEEVHTFVQRLANMPTKAIGLIKRYLMQSWDADLYEMLEKEAYAQAIAGQTLDYQEGVKAFIEKRKARFQGS, encoded by the coding sequence ATGGAAAGGGAAGCATTCGAAACCATTTTATATGAAGTGAAAGAGGGAGCCGGGTGGATTACTCTTAACCGCCCGGATGTGCTCAATGCTTTTAATGCGCAAATGAATAAAGAAGTGACAAAGGTCTTAAAAGAGGCTTCCCGGGACCCTGAAGTAAGGGCGATTGTCATTACAGGCGCAGGACGTGCCTTTTGCTCAGGGCAGGATCTTCAATCTGTGAAAGAGGAAGCTGATTTTGGAGACGTACTTCGCAAACTATATAACCCGATGATTCAGCAGCTGGCCGCCATTGAAAAACCGGTGATTGCAGCAATTAATGGAACAGCTGCAGGTGCCGGTATGAGCCTTGCGCTTGCCTGTGATTTCCGATTGGCCTCCGAAAAAGCAAGCTTTCTCGAGGCTTTTATCCATGTAGGTCTGGTTCCGGATTCAGGAAATTTATATTATTTGCCCCGGATGGTCGGCCATGCAAAAGCCCTAGAGCTTGCCGTATTAGGAGAGAAAATTTCTGCTGAAACGGCAAAGGATTATGGATTGGTAACAAAAGTGATTCCCCTGGACACCTGGGAGGAAGAAGTTCATACATTTGTTCAACGCCTGGCAAACATGCCGACAAAAGCAATTGGCCTGATTAAACGCTACCTCATGCAAAGCTGGGATGCAGATCTTTATGAAATGCTGGAAAAAGAAGCGTATGCCCAGGCGATAGCTGGCCAAACATTGGATTATCAAGAAGGGGTAAAAGCCTTTATAGAAAAGAGAAAGGCGAGGTTTCAAGGCAGCTAA
- a CDS encoding acetyl-CoA C-acyltransferase: METAVIIDAIRTPIGRYKGALKHVRPDDLGAHAIRALLDRNPSVPVQEIEEVVLGNANQAGEDNRNVARMSALLAGIPIETAATTVNRLCGSGLDAVIYAARAIAIGDGDIFIAGGTESMSRAPFVMAKPEHDFPRGNMEMFDTTIGWRFVNPKLKAMYGTDSMPETAENVARKFGISRESQDIFAYESQIKAKKAIESRKFEQEIAPVSWKDRKGNIIEFTEDEHPRFDTTMEKLSKLKPLFENGTVTAGNASGVNDGAAALLLMSESKAKKLGLKPLAKIKASAVAGTEPALMGLGPVFSTKKAFKRAGITIRHIQLAELNEAFASQSLECIRQLELDSAIVNVNGGAIALGHPLGASGARILTTLLYEMKRRNMEIALATMCVGVGQGISLIIENQ; this comes from the coding sequence GTGGAAACAGCTGTTATTATTGATGCTATTAGAACTCCGATTGGCCGCTATAAAGGTGCCTTAAAGCATGTTCGTCCGGATGACCTTGGGGCACATGCCATACGTGCGCTGCTTGATCGCAATCCCTCTGTTCCGGTTCAGGAAATAGAAGAAGTGGTGCTGGGGAATGCCAATCAAGCAGGAGAGGATAATCGAAATGTAGCGAGGATGTCTGCCCTGCTGGCAGGTATTCCAATTGAAACAGCAGCTACTACCGTCAACCGGCTTTGCGGATCTGGATTGGATGCGGTTATTTATGCAGCAAGAGCCATCGCAATAGGTGATGGTGATATTTTCATTGCCGGAGGAACAGAAAGTATGTCGAGAGCGCCATTTGTAATGGCGAAGCCCGAACATGATTTTCCGAGAGGCAATATGGAAATGTTTGATACCACAATCGGCTGGCGCTTTGTGAATCCAAAGCTGAAAGCCATGTATGGAACAGATTCCATGCCGGAAACTGCTGAGAACGTGGCACGAAAGTTTGGTATAAGCCGGGAGAGTCAGGATATTTTTGCCTATGAAAGCCAAATAAAAGCAAAAAAGGCAATAGAATCCCGGAAATTTGAGCAGGAGATAGCTCCCGTTTCCTGGAAGGATCGAAAAGGCAATATAATAGAGTTTACAGAGGATGAACATCCGCGGTTTGATACCACAATGGAGAAGCTTTCGAAATTGAAGCCTTTATTTGAAAATGGAACGGTCACAGCCGGGAATGCTTCGGGTGTGAATGATGGAGCAGCAGCCTTGCTGCTCATGAGTGAATCCAAAGCGAAAAAGCTCGGACTAAAGCCGCTCGCAAAAATAAAAGCTTCTGCAGTAGCAGGAACAGAGCCGGCACTAATGGGCCTCGGTCCTGTTTTTTCTACAAAAAAAGCATTTAAAAGAGCGGGAATTACCATTCGCCATATTCAATTGGCAGAACTGAATGAGGCATTTGCTTCTCAATCTCTGGAGTGCATCCGCCAGCTGGAGCTGGATTCTGCCATAGTAAATGTAAATGGTGGGGCCATTGCCCTTGGCCATCCTCTTGGAGCCAGCGGAGCAAGGATTTTGACTACACTCCTTTATGAGATGAAACGGAGAAACATGGAAATAGCCCTGGCAACGATGTGTGTAGGTGTAGGGCAGGGAATATCCCTTATTATAGAAAACCAGTAA
- a CDS encoding phenylacetate--CoA ligase family protein produces the protein MILHEMETANRNLIEKQQLQDLQTTLISVYEHVPLYRSRFQELNLTPQNLQSLQDIQSFPFTTKKDLHRHYPFGLMAVKTNTLARIHASSGTSGKPTVVGYTKQDIHNWAKLVARAISIAGGQPGDMLQNAYGYGLFTGGLGLHHGAEELGVTVIPISGGNTDRQIMILEDLQPTILSATPSYALNIAERMIELGKDPRKSSIKIGMFGAEPWSEEMRKTLEEMFAIKACDIYGLSEVLGPGVAMECCEGQDGLHLAEDQFLIEVIDPETLKPLPEGQAGELVFTSLKKQAFPIVRYRTGDIASLTTEKCKCGRTTARMSRVKGRIDDMMIVRGVNVFPSQIEHYLIQVKNIAPHYQVCLKKSATLDEVELHAEITEDLYSAAGCDLFNPLIKGLEMEIQEIMKSKCLVSMKVILHPPKSLPRSEGKAVRIVDQRKQSLKATL, from the coding sequence ATGATATTGCATGAAATGGAGACTGCAAATCGAAACCTCATTGAAAAACAGCAGCTTCAAGATTTGCAGACAACTCTAATAAGCGTATACGAACATGTACCGTTATATCGCAGCCGATTTCAAGAATTGAATCTAACACCTCAGAATTTACAATCACTTCAAGACATTCAATCATTTCCCTTCACCACGAAAAAGGATCTACATAGACACTATCCATTTGGCCTTATGGCCGTAAAAACAAATACACTTGCCCGCATCCATGCATCTTCAGGCACTAGCGGAAAGCCAACGGTCGTGGGCTACACAAAACAGGATATACATAACTGGGCAAAGCTTGTAGCAAGGGCGATCTCTATAGCTGGAGGACAGCCGGGAGATATGCTGCAAAATGCATATGGATACGGTTTGTTTACCGGCGGGCTTGGTCTTCATCATGGTGCTGAAGAGCTGGGTGTAACGGTCATTCCGATATCTGGCGGCAATACTGATAGACAGATTATGATATTGGAAGACCTGCAGCCGACTATCTTATCTGCAACCCCGTCCTACGCTCTCAATATTGCCGAAAGAATGATAGAGCTTGGAAAGGATCCAAGAAAATCTTCCATTAAGATTGGCATGTTTGGTGCAGAACCATGGTCTGAAGAAATGAGAAAGACACTGGAGGAAATGTTCGCTATTAAAGCATGTGATATATACGGTTTAAGTGAGGTGCTTGGACCTGGGGTGGCGATGGAATGCTGTGAAGGTCAGGATGGACTGCATCTGGCAGAAGATCAATTTTTAATTGAGGTAATCGATCCGGAAACATTGAAGCCGCTTCCGGAGGGTCAGGCAGGAGAGCTTGTATTTACAAGCTTAAAAAAACAAGCGTTTCCAATTGTGAGATACCGAACAGGAGATATAGCCTCTCTGACTACAGAAAAGTGCAAATGCGGCAGAACAACTGCAAGAATGTCCAGGGTAAAGGGTCGCATAGATGACATGATGATTGTCCGTGGAGTTAATGTCTTCCCATCTCAAATCGAACATTATCTCATACAAGTAAAGAATATTGCCCCGCATTACCAGGTGTGTTTGAAAAAAAGTGCGACATTGGATGAAGTAGAGCTTCACGCAGAAATAACGGAAGACCTGTATAGTGCAGCGGGCTGTGATCTTTTCAATCCGCTAATCAAAGGGCTGGAAATGGAAATACAAGAAATCATGAAGTCAAAGTGTTTAGTTTCCATGAAAGTTATTCTGCATCCCCCAAAAAGCCTTCCGCGTTCTGAGGGAAAAGCAGTCCGAATTGTCGATCAGCGGAAACAGTCATTAAAGGCAACATTATAA